One segment of Sphingobacteriales bacterium DNA contains the following:
- a CDS encoding cytidine deaminase, with product MKEINISLSLQIFDKIGDFNIQEQQLIQAAQVACKNAYAPYSKFQVGCAVLLANGAIVSGNNQENAAYPSGLCAERVTLFYASANYPDVPMLSLAVTVNYEQLHLEDFVFPCGACRQVIAEYEHKSQQPLRIILVGKNEYGVLRSGLDLLPFLFSGDILKKIK from the coding sequence CTGCAAATTTTCGACAAAATCGGAGATTTTAATATACAAGAGCAACAGCTCATTCAAGCAGCGCAGGTCGCTTGTAAAAACGCCTACGCGCCTTACTCCAAATTTCAGGTGGGCTGCGCCGTATTGCTCGCCAATGGTGCCATTGTGAGTGGCAATAACCAAGAAAACGCCGCTTATCCGAGTGGCTTGTGTGCCGAGCGTGTAACCCTGTTTTATGCCTCTGCCAACTATCCCGATGTGCCGATGTTGAGCCTCGCCGTTACCGTAAATTACGAACAACTCCACTTAGAAGATTTTGTGTTTCCGTGCGGAGCTTGCCGGCAAGTAATCGCAGAGTATGAGCATAAATCTCAACAGCCACTGCGCATTATTTTGGTAGGAAAAAACGAATATGGCGTGTTGCGCTCCGGTTTGGATTTATTACCTTTCTTGTTTTCGGGAGATATATTAAAAAAAATAAAGTAA